One Bombus fervidus isolate BK054 chromosome 2, iyBomFerv1, whole genome shotgun sequence DNA segment encodes these proteins:
- the LOC139996656 gene encoding uncharacterized protein isoform X2 has translation MFSVKSNVKSTLLCGPAELSRSFMFEVAIYWAEEGRRVVYITTTPLERLPAACHDRSNPAPAAFKLMRFMYLENYEALAKLLVQLHTFATLPSVLLIDDFDAYTSSYKESEVLQDVHTARTCSLILNTMNSCAQILKTNVHVCAWSSSALQDICPYTIYFINIWSISDEKETNTVLLQKYMQEAPTEQCPTYKYCKLEDGTRVLKEVLYEATREEF, from the exons ATGTTCTCTGTAAAGTCTAATGTGAAATCGACGTTGCTTTGTGGACCAGCAGAGTTGAGTCGATCTTTTATGTTCGAG GTAGCAATTTACTGGGCCGAAGAAGGACGCCGCGTCGTTTACATTACAACAACTCCGTTGGAGAGACTGCCGGCAGCCTGTCACGATAGAAGTAATCCAGCACCCGCGGCTTTCAAGCTGATGAGATTTAT GTACTTGGAGAACTATGAGGCTCTCGCGAAGCTGCTCGTCCAGCTACACACCTTCGCCACTTTGCCTTCTGTGCTCTTGATCGACGACTTCGACGCCTATACCAGTAGCTATAAAGAAAGTGAGGTGTTGCAAGATGTACACACTGCCAGAACGTGTTCTTTGATTCTCAACACGATGAATTCTTGCGCGCAAATCCTGAAAACCAAC GTACATGTGTGCGCCTGGTCCTCCTCCGCGTTGCAAGACATTTGCCCGTACACGATATACTTCATCAACATTTGGAGTATATCAGACGAAAAGGAGACTAATACAGTATTGCTGCAAAAATACATGCAGGAAGCTCCCACTGAACAATGTCCAACTTATAAATACTGTAAACTCGAAGATGGAACGAGAGTGTTGAAAGAAGTTCTGTACGAAGCTACGAGGgaagaattttag
- the LOC139996656 gene encoding uncharacterized protein isoform X1 has protein sequence MQGFRQLARQCCIQYIAPTIYENIQKHDEIDRLFPNLKSILNISIKSQHYCTVAIYWAEEGRRVVYITTTPLERLPAACHDRSNPAPAAFKLMRFMYLENYEALAKLLVQLHTFATLPSVLLIDDFDAYTSSYKESEVLQDVHTARTCSLILNTMNSCAQILKTNVHVCAWSSSALQDICPYTIYFINIWSISDEKETNTVLLQKYMQEAPTEQCPTYKYCKLEDGTRVLKEVLYEATREEF, from the exons ATGCAGGGTTTCCGTCAGTTAGCAAGGCAGTGCtgtatacaatatatagcgccTACAATATATGAAAACATACAGAAACATGATGAGATTGATAGGTTGTTTCCAAATCTCAAAAGCATTCTAAATATTAGCATTAAAAGTCAACATTATTGCACG GTAGCAATTTACTGGGCCGAAGAAGGACGCCGCGTCGTTTACATTACAACAACTCCGTTGGAGAGACTGCCGGCAGCCTGTCACGATAGAAGTAATCCAGCACCCGCGGCTTTCAAGCTGATGAGATTTAT GTACTTGGAGAACTATGAGGCTCTCGCGAAGCTGCTCGTCCAGCTACACACCTTCGCCACTTTGCCTTCTGTGCTCTTGATCGACGACTTCGACGCCTATACCAGTAGCTATAAAGAAAGTGAGGTGTTGCAAGATGTACACACTGCCAGAACGTGTTCTTTGATTCTCAACACGATGAATTCTTGCGCGCAAATCCTGAAAACCAAC GTACATGTGTGCGCCTGGTCCTCCTCCGCGTTGCAAGACATTTGCCCGTACACGATATACTTCATCAACATTTGGAGTATATCAGACGAAAAGGAGACTAATACAGTATTGCTGCAAAAATACATGCAGGAAGCTCCCACTGAACAATGTCCAACTTATAAATACTGTAAACTCGAAGATGGAACGAGAGTGTTGAAAGAAGTTCTGTACGAAGCTACGAGGgaagaattttag